One Fundidesulfovibrio magnetotacticus genomic window carries:
- a CDS encoding FAD-dependent oxidoreductase, producing the protein MSQHVVVIGAVALGPKAAARFKRMEPGSSVTMIDREELISYGGCGIPYFVSGDISDSRALRSTSFHMVRDEAFFRDTKGVDVLTGVEALEIDRSARVVHARRLNDQTPLRLPYDKLVLAMGSTPRRLGLPGETLGGVRHVANLHDAERIRDAVAKGRVKKAVVVGAGFIGLEMAEALTDMWGVETSVVEIAPQILPRVVGPVLARMALRHLRSKGVRFHLGESVREFTGNEAGRVCGVRTDASRLEADLVIVAAGVIPNAGLARASGLDVSARGGIVVNARLQTSDARIYAGGDCVELRHLITGDPFYLPMGSLANRQGRVIGTNLAGGAAQFEGAQGSFVVKLFDKTVAGSGLTLETARTCGFDALSVLIVQPDRAHFYPTREAMTLELVFERGTRRILGIFGFGSAGDALVGRVDAVAAMLRYRPVIDDLSNLEMAYSPPFASAMDIVNSLGNLADNVLAGRNAVLGPDEFERLWNNGNGERPYFLDCREEADARQLVACAGERWHNIPQGRIRERLDEIPRDRPVVVVCNTGARSYEALVTLKESGLEDVASVQGGLAALGSLGAAP; encoded by the coding sequence ATGTCCCAGCATGTCGTCGTCATCGGGGCCGTGGCCCTGGGTCCCAAGGCCGCGGCGCGTTTCAAGCGCATGGAGCCCGGCTCCAGCGTGACCATGATCGACCGCGAGGAGCTCATCTCCTACGGCGGGTGCGGCATCCCCTACTTCGTTTCCGGCGACATCTCCGACTCCCGGGCGCTGCGCTCCACGAGCTTTCACATGGTGCGCGACGAGGCCTTCTTCCGCGACACCAAAGGCGTGGACGTGCTCACGGGCGTGGAGGCCCTGGAGATCGACCGCTCGGCCCGGGTGGTGCACGCGCGCCGCTTGAATGACCAGACGCCCCTCAGGCTGCCCTACGACAAGCTGGTGCTCGCCATGGGCTCCACGCCGCGCAGGCTGGGCCTGCCCGGCGAGACCCTGGGGGGCGTGCGCCACGTGGCCAACCTGCACGACGCCGAACGCATCCGCGACGCCGTGGCCAAAGGCCGCGTGAAAAAGGCCGTGGTTGTGGGCGCGGGCTTCATCGGCCTGGAGATGGCCGAGGCCCTCACGGACATGTGGGGCGTGGAGACCTCCGTGGTGGAGATCGCCCCGCAGATTCTGCCGCGCGTGGTGGGGCCGGTGCTGGCGCGCATGGCGCTCCGGCATTTGCGCTCCAAGGGCGTGCGCTTCCACCTGGGCGAGAGCGTGCGCGAGTTCACTGGCAACGAGGCCGGGCGCGTGTGCGGAGTGCGCACCGACGCCTCCCGCCTGGAGGCCGACCTGGTGATCGTGGCCGCCGGGGTGATCCCCAACGCGGGCCTGGCGCGCGCGTCGGGGCTGGACGTGTCGGCGCGCGGGGGCATAGTGGTCAACGCGCGGCTCCAGACCTCTGATGCGCGCATCTATGCCGGGGGCGACTGCGTGGAACTGCGCCATCTCATCACGGGCGATCCCTTCTACCTGCCCATGGGCTCGCTGGCCAACCGCCAGGGCCGGGTGATCGGCACCAACCTGGCGGGCGGGGCCGCGCAGTTCGAGGGGGCGCAGGGCTCCTTCGTGGTGAAGCTTTTCGACAAGACCGTAGCCGGATCCGGCCTTACGCTGGAAACGGCCCGCACCTGCGGCTTCGACGCACTGAGCGTGCTCATCGTGCAGCCCGACCGCGCGCACTTCTACCCCACCCGCGAGGCCATGACCCTGGAGCTAGTCTTTGAGCGGGGCACGCGGCGCATCCTGGGCATCTTCGGGTTCGGCTCGGCCGGGGACGCCCTGGTGGGACGTGTGGACGCCGTGGCGGCCATGCTGCGCTACCGCCCGGTGATCGACGATCTCTCCAATCTGGAGATGGCCTACTCGCCCCCCTTCGCCTCGGCCATGGACATCGTCAACTCCCTGGGCAACCTGGCCGACAACGTGCTGGCCGGGCGCAACGCGGTGCTGGGTCCCGACGAGTTCGAGCGCCTCTGGAACAACGGAAACGGTGAGCGCCCCTACTTCCTGGACTGCCGGGAGGAGGCCGACGCCAGGCAGCTCGTGGCGTGCGCGGGCGAACGCTGGCACAACATTCCCCAGGGGCGCATCCGCGAGCGCCTGGACGAGATCCCCCGCGACAGGCCCGTGGTGGTGGTCTGCAACACGGGGGCGCGCAGCTACGAAGCCCTTGTGACCCTCAAGGAGTCGGGCCTGGAGGACGTGGCGAGCGTTCAGGGAGGGCTGGCCGCGCTGGGCAGTCTCGGCGCCGCGCCTTAG
- a CDS encoding glycosyltransferase, whose amino-acid sequence MANPLSFGQVMNPEEELNAISFEDACGYYAAIIDGFQVDMLQCISFINRMLGAGASTLPPQARALLAQAVRAAVSLSPFDTDILRLAAGLGLAPGAETVVKVLDATHAAPEVFEKARQTNIKYHSEEIQEMCREVLKRHPMAVRFADMLLTVAHHRSEQPDDVLEGFRCPKVLEPLWSRRLFNHHASMGDVERAWPLWKRARSVAADDPISLSQAAEMFHRRGDTGEALAHYARAVKLDPLQRPYARRMEALRTPFQPDHTLVRAKKVCILLYTWNKADMLGDTLQSLAGCDIGPASIKVLLNGCKDHSRAVAEKARALFADRDYEIIDLHVNIGAPAARNWLLGLPSVQACDYAAFLDDDVYLQPDWLAHMLTVAESDPKIGNVGCKVVFPGEFPMLQYLYRHMSIATSEGVRVSPGAPSQQYDFGLYGVIKETSVVMGCQHLLRVATLKDAPSFDIRYSPSQVDDTDHDLQLCLAGWKVMYCGTVTCVHRQTSGVSVRSVLSMSSLGNITGNDVKFHFKWLDRWEEMRRLPGAAPGFWKG is encoded by the coding sequence ATGGCCAACCCCCTTTCCTTCGGGCAGGTGATGAACCCCGAAGAGGAGCTCAACGCGATCTCCTTCGAGGACGCCTGCGGCTACTACGCAGCCATCATCGACGGTTTCCAGGTGGATATGCTCCAATGCATCTCCTTCATCAACCGGATGCTGGGCGCGGGCGCGAGCACGCTGCCTCCCCAGGCGCGCGCGCTCCTGGCCCAGGCCGTGCGCGCGGCCGTGAGCCTCTCCCCCTTCGACACGGACATCCTCAGGCTCGCGGCCGGGCTGGGGTTGGCCCCAGGCGCGGAGACCGTGGTCAAGGTTCTGGACGCCACCCACGCCGCGCCCGAGGTCTTCGAGAAGGCCAGGCAGACGAACATCAAGTACCATTCCGAAGAAATCCAGGAGATGTGCCGGGAGGTGCTCAAGCGCCACCCCATGGCCGTGCGCTTCGCCGACATGCTGCTGACCGTGGCCCACCACAGGAGCGAGCAACCCGACGATGTCCTGGAGGGCTTCCGCTGCCCCAAGGTGCTGGAGCCCCTGTGGAGCAGGAGACTCTTCAACCACCATGCCTCCATGGGCGATGTCGAACGCGCCTGGCCCCTTTGGAAACGCGCGCGCTCCGTCGCGGCCGACGACCCCATCAGCCTGAGCCAGGCCGCCGAGATGTTCCACCGCCGGGGCGACACGGGAGAAGCCCTGGCCCACTACGCCCGCGCCGTGAAGCTGGACCCTCTCCAGCGGCCCTACGCCAGGCGCATGGAGGCCCTGCGCACGCCTTTCCAGCCCGATCACACCCTGGTGCGCGCAAAAAAGGTCTGCATCCTCCTTTACACCTGGAACAAGGCCGACATGCTGGGGGATACCCTGCAAAGCCTCGCCGGCTGCGACATCGGCCCGGCGTCCATCAAGGTGCTGCTCAACGGCTGCAAGGACCACAGCCGCGCCGTGGCCGAGAAGGCCCGCGCGCTCTTCGCGGACCGCGACTACGAGATCATCGACCTGCACGTGAACATCGGCGCTCCGGCCGCGCGCAACTGGCTCCTGGGCCTGCCCAGCGTGCAGGCCTGCGACTACGCGGCCTTCCTCGACGACGACGTGTACCTCCAGCCCGACTGGCTGGCTCACATGCTTACCGTGGCCGAATCGGACCCGAAGATTGGCAACGTGGGCTGCAAGGTGGTGTTCCCCGGCGAGTTCCCCATGCTGCAATACCTCTACCGCCATATGTCCATCGCCACGTCCGAAGGCGTCCGCGTGAGTCCCGGAGCGCCTTCGCAGCAGTACGATTTCGGGCTCTACGGCGTGATCAAGGAGACGAGCGTGGTCATGGGCTGCCAGCACCTGCTGCGCGTGGCCACCCTCAAGGATGCCCCAAGTTTCGACATCCGCTACAGCCCCTCCCAGGTGGACGACACCGACCACGACCTCCAGCTCTGCCTGGCAGGGTGGAAGGTGATGTACTGCGGCACCGTGACCTGCGTGCACCGCCAGACCTCCGGGGTTTCGGTGCGCAGCGTGCTGAGCATGTCTTCCCTTGGCAACATCACGGGCAACGACGTGAAGTTCCACTTCAAGTGGCTGGACCGCTGGGAGGAGATGAGACGGCTGCCCGGCGCGGCCCCGGGTTTTTGGAAGGGGTAG
- a CDS encoding ATP-binding protein, whose translation MTAHLFPRSFAGKLFLVILACLGACSAGLALVAWNDLNRETNRATERAAMDHLDIVLAGLNERYEEFMRFTLETVAKRRGQLSADAALAVVTMESFRELADSGALAEEAARRSCLGRIQTIPAYSELYVVDAATLQALAAPPGAGHPVLAGLTDLRGNLAFESLRQETRKSDGAFSVILWDENDETKRYLTYTRFFAPWGWLAVARHSIDDIETAETARKDRLAGEMSQMTARLRQHLPHQVFILAGDGSEVVAPPADVPPIRELTDESGTPLTWKLLREIQPGEPATLRWREPSGRTVEALVFSVAFKPLDWRVYYTVETAALRAAGLATATKQAFIVMAFLGTFALLLYWVLARSTQPLRAMAEASAELPRARFRLPKGMRRELAGASTGSDEISTLARAFLEMHERLQGYLDALDSANREKEAYARRLEMLNSDLDQTVRDRTAELDSALEKARRMTSAAQAANRAKSEFLANMSHEIRTPLSAIIGLADLSRRSRDLGKIEANLEMITTCASSLLGIIGEVLDLSRVEAGELRLERKTFETRRTILGMLAPHAAALHERGLTFEQDVPEDLPPWLQGDSLRLGQVVDNLLGNAAKFTRQGEIAFSVRVAAPSADGRVELLFRVSDTGPGVPPGMEESIFESFRQGDSSYSKAYQGVGLGLAICRELTHLMEGRVWVDARPGGGSVFSFTARFELAAPPGAACADTSVQQHDAACLKVLLAEDNASNRHVFGEFLSSLGHRVVQVEDGQQAQEALARGGFDLALLDVQMPRVDGVEVVRRLRAGQFGESARRMPVIALTAYAMTGDRERFLDAGMSDYLAKPVSLDALDAAIARACGGAPSPQALLAQAATALRPLMGEALAYLRERAAQARVAVGEGRMAEAAQAAHDIKGVFMTLGIPDLPERTASLETACRKGDAQTAATRIGQLLNLLLRMEAQAAPKTQLASTRSTPQDEPAGR comes from the coding sequence ATGACGGCGCACCTGTTCCCCAGGTCCTTCGCGGGCAAGCTCTTCCTGGTCATCCTTGCCTGTCTCGGGGCTTGCTCCGCAGGTCTGGCCCTGGTGGCCTGGAACGATCTCAACCGTGAAACCAACCGGGCCACGGAACGCGCGGCCATGGACCACCTGGACATCGTTCTGGCGGGCCTCAATGAGCGCTACGAAGAGTTCATGCGCTTCACCCTGGAGACGGTGGCCAAGCGGCGCGGCCAACTGAGCGCGGACGCCGCCCTGGCCGTCGTCACCATGGAGTCCTTCCGGGAGCTTGCCGATTCCGGGGCCTTGGCGGAAGAGGCGGCGCGCCGGTCCTGCCTGGGTCGCATCCAGACCATCCCCGCGTACTCGGAACTCTACGTGGTGGACGCGGCCACGCTGCAAGCCCTGGCCGCACCGCCGGGGGCCGGGCACCCCGTGCTGGCGGGTCTCACCGACCTGCGCGGCAACCTGGCTTTCGAAAGCCTTCGCCAGGAAACCCGCAAGAGCGACGGAGCCTTCTCCGTGATCCTGTGGGATGAAAACGACGAAACGAAGCGCTATCTCACCTACACGCGGTTCTTCGCCCCGTGGGGCTGGCTCGCGGTGGCCCGGCACTCCATCGACGACATCGAAACGGCCGAAACGGCCCGCAAGGACCGCCTCGCCGGGGAAATGAGCCAGATGACGGCCCGCCTGCGGCAACACCTGCCCCACCAGGTGTTCATCCTCGCCGGAGACGGTTCGGAGGTGGTCGCGCCTCCGGCGGATGTTCCTCCCATACGGGAACTCACCGACGAATCGGGCACGCCCCTGACCTGGAAGCTCCTGCGCGAGATCCAGCCCGGCGAGCCCGCCACCCTGCGCTGGAGGGAACCCTCGGGCCGTACGGTGGAAGCCCTGGTCTTCTCCGTCGCCTTCAAGCCCCTGGACTGGCGCGTGTACTACACCGTGGAGACCGCCGCGTTGCGCGCGGCGGGACTGGCCACGGCGACCAAGCAGGCCTTCATCGTCATGGCTTTCCTGGGAACCTTCGCCTTGCTGCTCTACTGGGTGCTGGCGCGCTCCACGCAGCCGCTGCGGGCCATGGCCGAGGCCTCGGCGGAGCTGCCGCGCGCGCGCTTCCGTCTGCCGAAGGGAATGCGCCGGGAACTGGCCGGCGCCTCGACGGGCAGCGACGAGATATCCACGCTGGCGCGCGCCTTCCTAGAAATGCACGAACGCCTCCAGGGCTACCTGGACGCCCTGGACAGCGCCAACCGGGAAAAGGAGGCCTACGCCCGCAGGCTCGAAATGCTCAACAGCGACCTGGACCAGACCGTGCGCGACCGCACGGCCGAACTCGACTCGGCCCTGGAAAAGGCCCGCCGCATGACCTCCGCCGCTCAGGCCGCCAACCGCGCCAAAAGCGAATTTCTGGCCAACATGAGCCACGAGATCCGCACGCCTCTCTCGGCCATCATCGGCCTGGCCGATCTCTCGCGCCGTTCGCGCGACCTGGGCAAGATCGAAGCCAATCTGGAGATGATCACCACCTGCGCCAGCTCGCTCCTGGGCATCATCGGCGAAGTGCTGGACCTCTCGCGCGTGGAAGCCGGAGAACTCCGGCTGGAGCGCAAAACCTTCGAGACGCGCCGGACCATCCTGGGCATGCTGGCCCCCCATGCCGCCGCCCTGCACGAACGCGGTCTCACCTTCGAACAAGACGTGCCGGAGGATCTTCCCCCCTGGCTCCAGGGCGATTCCCTGCGCCTGGGGCAGGTGGTGGACAATCTCCTGGGCAACGCCGCCAAGTTCACCCGCCAGGGGGAGATAGCGTTCTCGGTGCGCGTGGCCGCGCCGTCGGCGGATGGGAGGGTGGAGCTGCTCTTCCGGGTTTCCGACACCGGCCCGGGAGTGCCCCCGGGCATGGAGGAGTCCATCTTCGAGAGCTTCCGGCAAGGCGATTCAAGCTATTCCAAGGCCTACCAGGGCGTGGGCCTGGGGCTGGCCATCTGCCGCGAACTCACGCACCTCATGGAAGGACGCGTCTGGGTGGATGCCAGGCCGGGCGGAGGCAGCGTGTTCTCCTTTACGGCGCGCTTCGAGCTGGCCGCGCCGCCCGGCGCTGCATGTGCCGACACCTCCGTGCAACAACACGACGCCGCGTGCCTGAAAGTGCTCCTGGCGGAGGACAACGCCTCCAACCGCCACGTCTTCGGTGAGTTCCTTTCCAGCCTCGGGCACCGCGTGGTCCAGGTCGAGGACGGCCAGCAGGCCCAGGAGGCCCTGGCGCGCGGCGGCTTCGACCTGGCCCTGCTCGACGTGCAGATGCCCCGTGTGGACGGCGTGGAGGTGGTGCGCAGGCTGCGAGCAGGGCAATTCGGGGAGTCCGCCCGACGGATGCCCGTGATCGCCCTGACGGCCTACGCCATGACCGGAGATCGCGAACGTTTTCTGGACGCGGGCATGTCTGACTACCTGGCCAAGCCCGTGAGTCTGGACGCCCTGGACGCCGCCATCGCGCGCGCGTGCGGCGGGGCTCCGTCCCCTCAGGCGCTCTTGGCCCAGGCTGCGACGGCCCTGCGTCCCCTGATGGGCGAGGCTCTGGCCTACCTGCGCGAACGCGCGGCCCAAGCCCGGGTGGCCGTGGGCGAAGGGCGCATGGCGGAAGCGGCCCAGGCCGCTCACGACATCAAGGGCGTGTTCATGACCCTGGGCATCCCCGACCTGCCGGAGCGCACAGCCTCCTTGGAAACGGCCTGCCGCAAGGGCGACGCGCAAACGGCTGCGACACGCATCGGACAACTGCTGAACCTTCTGTTGCGAATGGAAGCCCAGGCCGCCCCCAAAACCCAACTCGCGTCGACGCGCTCAACGCCCCAGGATGAGCCCGCCGGACGCTGA